A single genomic interval of Hemiscyllium ocellatum isolate sHemOce1 chromosome 44, sHemOce1.pat.X.cur, whole genome shotgun sequence harbors:
- the LOC132835283 gene encoding protein slit-like, translating into MTAVFRMWPLRRINLPAICCLFILKVCLTTPQCKPYMDLAGKLGTNCSHQSLVSVPHSISLDTEILLLSYNNLTTVASSSFAILSKLQDIDLSNNMIQHFDSDFPLPVIKLDLSANSLTRIPDFSNLRNLRMLILDHNKIQALPEGAFDVLVSLEELSLSGNAIQAIPENIFDPLENLKYLTLSANNIENFGVNALGDLENLDKFDISNNNLQSIPQNFLNVFVPYIYLYNNPWHCQCDTVEPLIEWIQSNDGSIYNSRKEADLKSVTCSTPRAWFGTPIIDFPFEQICEIITMTETIPQTSTVTERPQITTAHRHLITTPPLGACAGYTDLAGKPGINCSHRSLVSVPQSLPLDTEILLLSYNNLTTVALSSFEIFSNLSDLDLSNNMIQHFDSDFPLPVIKLDLSANSLTRIPDFSNLRNLRTLILDHNKIQALPEGAFDVLVSLEELSLSGNAIRAIPENIFDPLENLKYLTLSANNIENFGVNALGDLENLDKFDISNNNLQSIPQNFLNVFVPYIYLYNNPWHCQCDTVEPLIEWIQSNDGSIYNSRKEADLKSVTCSTPRAWFGTPIIDFPFEQICEIITMTKTVPQTSTVTERPQITTAHRHLITTPPLGACAGYTDLAGKPGINCSHRSLVSVPRSLPLDTEILLLSYNNLTTVALSSFEIFSNLSDLDLSNNMIQHFDSDFPLPVIKLDLSANSLTRIPDFSNLRNLRTLILDHNKIQALPEGAFDVLVSLEELSLSENAIRAIPENIFDPLENLKYLTLSANNIENFGVNALENKEYLDVFDISNNILQTIPQNFLKISAPYIYLYNNPWHCQCDTVEHLIEWIQSNNGSIYNSRKEADLKSVTCSTPREWFGTPIIDFPFEQICEIITMTETIPQTSTVTERPQITTPHRHLITTPPLGACAGYTDLAGKPGINCSHRSLVSVPRSLPLDTEILLLSYNNLTTVALSSFEIFSNFSDLDLSNNMIQHFDSDFPLPVIKLDLSANSLTRIPDFSNLRNLRTLILDHNEIQALPEGAFDGLVSLEELSLSGNAIRVIPENIFDPLENLKYLTLSANNIKNLPSSSLHNLKSLTTLDVSDNQLRTIPPDFLEGHPMLYLRLSNNPWLCDCDIQYLTEWIRARNKVNGGGTFNPTDTVCNDPPAMRGLSFLELHPSELCTTSLPGYTTLTVLSTAGLQTTTQLLSPDPDEAVHRWAPSSALLEALSMLRWSCFLLFLLHGLWFLLLLLESGLLLFYTLRFHHRGYVPMKHLARKRLGIRLVRYSLLVPTPRQIYPILSPFGEPGVMEEASGGLPPDSVLRPQLKAPRPSSDHTPAHSSWTVNSVKACEVCD; encoded by the exons ATGACGGCGGTCTTCA GAATGTGGCCATTAAGGAGAATAAACCTTCCAGCCATCTGTTGTCTATTTATTCTCAAGGTTTGCCTAACTACACCTCAGTGCAAACCCTACATGGATCTAGCAGGTAAACTAGGGACCAACTGTAGTCATCAGTCCCTGGTGTCTGTCCCTCATTCTATCTCACTGGACACAGAGATCCTCTTACTGAGCTACAACAATCTCACCACGGTGGCTTCAAGCTCATTTGCAATCCTCTCAAAACTCCAAGACATAGACCTTTCCAACAACATGATTCAACACTTTGACTCGGACTTTCCTCTCCCGGTAATAAAGTTAGATCTCTCGGCAAACTCCTTGACCAGAATTCCCGACTTCAGCAACCTCCGGAATCTCAGAATGCTCATCCTCGATCACAATAAGATACAGGCTCTCCCTGAGGGAGCTTTCGATGTCCTGGTGTCACTGGAGGAACTGAGTCTCAGTGGAAACGCAATCCAGGCTATCCCTGAGAACATCTTTGACCCTCTTGAGAACCTCAAATATTTAACCCTGTCTGCAAACAACATCGAAAACTTCGGTGTAAATGCACTGGgagatctggaaaatctggaTAAGTTTGATATCTCAAACAACAACTTGCAATCAATTCCTCAGAATTTTCTGAATGTGTTTGTACCCTACATCTACCTTTACAATAATCCATGGCACTGTCAGTGTGACACTGTGGAACCACTGATTGAATGGATTCAGTCCAATGATGGTAGCATCTATAACAGCAGAAAGGAGGCTGATTTGAAGAGTGTTACTTGTTCAACTCCACGTGCATGGTTTGGGACACCAATTATCGATTTCCCTTTTGAGCAAATCTGTGAGATCATTACAATGACTGAAACGATCCCTCAGACATCCACTGTTACAGAAAGACCCCAAATCACCACTGCACACAGGCACTTAATAACAACACCACCTTTGGGGGCTTGTGCTGGATACACTGATCTAGCAGGTAAACCAGGAATCAACTGTAGTCATCGCTCCCTAGTGTCTGTCCCTCAGTCTCTCCCATTAGACACAGAGATCCTCTTACTGAGCTACAACAATCTCACCACGGTGGCTTTAAGCTCATTTGAAATCTTCTCAAATCTCAGTGACCTTGACCTTTCCAACAACATGATTCAACACTTTGACTCGGACTTTCCTCTCCCGGTAATAAAGTTAGATCTCTCGGCAAACTCCTTGACCAGAATTCCCGACTTCAGCAACCTCCGGAATCTCAGAACACTCATCCTCGATCACAATAAGATACAGGCTCTCCCTGAGGGAGCTTTCGATGTCCTGGTGTCACTGGAGGAACTGAGTCTCAGTGGAAACGCAATCCGGGCTATCCCTGAGAACATCTTTGACCCTCTTGAGAACCTCAAATATTTAACCCTGTCTGCAAACAACATCGAAAACTTCGGTGTAAATGCACTGGgagatctggaaaatctggaTAAGTTTGATATCTCAAACAACAACTTGCAATCAATTCCTCAGAATTTTCTGAATGTGTTTGTACCCTACATCTACCTTTACAATAATCCATGGCACTGTCAGTGTGACACTGTGGAACCACTGATTGAATGGATTCAGTCCAATGATGGTAGCATCTATAACAGCAGAAAGGAGGCTGATTTGAAGAGTGTTACATGTTCAACTCCACGTGCATGGTTTGGGACACCAATTATCGATTTCCCTTTTGAGCAAATCTGTGAGATCATTACAATGACTAAAACGGTCCCTCAGACATCCACTGTTACAGAAAGACCCCAAATCACCACTGCACACAGGCACTTAATAACAACACCACCTTTGGGGGCTTGTGCTGGATACACTGATCTAGCAGGTAAACCAGGAATCAACTGTAGTCATCGCTCCCTAGTGTCTGTCCCTCGGTCTCTCCCATTGGACACAGAGATCCTCTTACTGAGCTACAACAATCTCACCACGGTGGCTTTAAGCTCATTTGAAATCTTCTCAAATCTCAGTGACCTTGACCTTTCCAACAACATGATTCAACACTTTGACTCGGACTTTCCTCTCCCGGTAATAAAGTTAGATCTCTCGGCAAACTCCTTGACCAGAATTCCCGACTTCAGCAACCTCCGGAATCTCAGAACACTCATCCTCGATCACAATAAGATACAGGCTCTCCCTGAGGGAGCTTTCGATGTCCTGGTGTCACTGGAGGAACTGAGTCTCAGTGAAAACGCGATCCGGGCTATCCCTGAGAACATCTTTGACCCTCTTGAGAACCTCAAATATTTAACCCTGTCTGCAAACAACATCGAAAACTTCGGTGTAAATGCCCTGGAAAACAAGGAGTATTTAGATGTATTTGATATCTCAAACAACATCCTGCAGACAATTCCTCAAAACTTTTTGAAAATCTCAGCACCCTACATCTACCTTTACAATAATCCATGGCACTGTCAGTGTGACACTGTGGAACACCTGATTGAATGGATTCAGTCCAATAATGGTAGCATCTATAACAGCAGAAAGGAGGCTGATTTGAAGAGTGTTACATGTTCAACTCCACGTGAATGGTTTGGGACACCAATTATCGATTTCCCTTTTGAGCAAATCTGTGAGATCATTACAATGACTGAAACGATCCCTCAGACATCCACTGTTACAGAAAGACCCCAAATCACCACTCCACACAGGCACTTAATAACAACACCACCTTTGGGGGCTTGTGCTGGATACACTGATCTAGCAGGTAAACCAGGAATCAACTGTAGTCATCGCTCCCTAGTGTCTGTCCCTCGGTCTCTCCCATTGGACACAGAGATCCTCTTACTGAGCTACAACAATCTCACCACGGTGGCTTTAAGCTCATTTGAAATCTTCTCAAATTTTAGTGACCTTGACCTTTCCAACAACATGATTCAACACTTTGACTCGGACTTTCCTCTCCCAGTAATAAAGTTAGATCTCTCGGCAAACTCCTTGACCAGAATTCCCGACTTCAGCAACCTCCGGAATCTCAGAACGCTCATCCTCGATCACAATGAGATACAGGCTCTCCCTGAGGGAGCTTTCGATGGCCTGGTGTCACTGGAGGAACTGAGTCTCAGTGGAAACGCAATCCGGGTTATCCCTGAGAACATCTTTGACCCTCTCGAAAACCTCAAATATTTAACCTTGTCTGCAAACAACATCAAGAATCTTCCCAGCAGCTCACTGCACAACTTAAAAAGTCTGACAACATTAGATGTCTCGGATAACCAGCTGAGAACAATCCCTCCGGATTTCTTAGAGGGACACCCCATGCTGTATTTGCGTCTGTCTAACAATCCCTGGCTCTGTGATTGTGACATTCAGTACCTAACGGAATGGATCAGGGCTAGGAATAAAGTCAATGGTGGAGGAACTTTCAACCCCACAGACACTGTTTGCAATGACCCCCCTGCAATGAGGGGACTGTCCTTCCTTGAGCTGCACCCGTCAGAGCTGTGCACCACTAGCCTTCCTGGATACACGACCCTGACAGTTCTCAGCACTGCAGGCCTGCAGACCACCACACAACTCCTGAGCCCCGATCCTGATGAGGCTGTTCACCGCTGGGCGCCATCTTCTGCCCTCCTTGAGGCACTGAGCATGCTCAGATGGAGCTgtttcctcctcttcctcctgcaCGGCCTCTGGTTCCTCCTTCTGCTGCTGGAGAGTGGTCTGCTCCTGTTCTACACCCTCCGCTTCCACCACCGGGGATACGTGCCCATGAAGCATCTCGCCAGGAAACGCCTTGGCATCCGACTGGTGAGGTACAGCCTGCTGGTGCCCACCCCTCGCCAGATCTACCCCATCCTCAGCCCCTTCGGGGAGCCGGGAGTCATGGAGGAGGCCAGTGGCGGACTTCCACCGGACAGTGTCTTGAGGCCACAGTTGAAGGCTCCTAGGCCGTCTTCCGATCATACTCCTGCTCATTCCTCGTGGACGGTCAACTCCGTCAAAGCCTGCGAGGTTTGCGATTAA